The segment GGAACTGACCGGTATCTGACCCAGGGCAGAGTTCTCCGCCCACTCGCCGTTCCAGGGGTGTGGCAAAACCCTCGGGCCGCCCCGAGGGTTCCATCGCTGTCCACTCCGCTCCGCCTTTCAGGGGCGATTACCGGTTCATGATATGAATCGCCTGCTTGTGCACGGCCTCGGCGGCCTCCAGCACGCTCTCGCCCAGGGTCGGGTGGGCGTGGATGGTCAGGGCGATGTCGCTGGCGGTCGCGGCCATTTCGAGGGCCAGCCCGGCCTCGCCGAGCAGGTCGCTGGCGTGCGGCCCGACGATGTGCACGCCCAGCAGCAGATCCGTGTCTGCCTCCACGACCATCTTCACGAAGCCGTCTGTGGCTTGCAGGGTCATGGCGCGGCCCGAGGCGCTCAGCGGGAACACGCCGGTCTTGACCGTGTAGCCCTTGTCTTTGGCTTCCTGCTCGGTCAGGCCCACCCAGGCGAGTTCCGGGCTGGTGTACACGACGCCGGGGATGGCGACGGCGTCCTGCTCGGCGGGTTTGCCGGCGATGACCTCGGCGGCGACCAGTCCCTCCTTCATGGCCTTGTGCGCCAGCATGGGGTTGCTGGCGACGTCGCCGACCACGTAGATATGCGGGACGTTGCTGCGCTGGCGGCTGTCAGCCGGGATGAAGCCGCGCTCCGTGACGGTCACGCCCGCCGCCTGGGCGTTCAGACCGTCCGTGCGAGGACGGCGGCCCACGGCGACCAGCACGCGGTCGAACACCTCGGTGGTCTTCTCGCCGGTCTTCACGTTCTCCAGCTCGACGTGGATGCCGTCGTCTTTCTTCTCGGCGCGGTTCGCCTTGGTCTGCACGGCGATCTCGATGCCCTGCTTGGTCATGATCTTCGAGAATTCCTTGACGGCGTCGGCGTCCGCGCCGGGGATCACGTTCGGGAGGAACTCGATGACTTTGACCTTGCTGCCCATGTTGTTGTACACGTGCGAGAACTCGAAGCCGATCACGCCGCCGCCCACGCACAGCATCCGCGCGGGCACCGGATCCGGCATGACCAGCGCGCCCGTGGAGTCCACGATGCTGACCTGATCCACGTCCAGGCCCGGCAGTTTCGCGGGCTCGCTGCCGGTGGCGATGATGAAGTTCGCGGCCGTGTAGGTCTTGTCGCCGACCGTCACGGTGTGGTCGTCCACGAAGCTGGCCTGCCCGATCAGGTGCGCGACCTTGTTCGCCTTGAACAGTGCGCCCACCCCGCCCGTGAGTTTCTTGACGATCCCGTCCTTCCAGCCGTTCAGCTTGGCGATGTCGAGCTTCTGCTCGCCGAAGGTCAGGCCGAAGTCGGCGGCGTGCCGCGCGGCGGCGATCTGCTCGCCCGCGTGCAGCAGCGCCTTGGTGGGAATGCAGCCCACGTTCAGGCACACGCCGCCCACGGCTTCCCGTTCGGCGCAGGCGACCTTCAGGCCCAACTGCGCGGCGCGGATCGCGGCGTGGTACCCGCCGGGGCCCGCACCGATCACGAGCACGTCGTAGTCATAGGATTTCATCATGCCGGCAGTCTAGCGCCAGCCCCCCTGGGCCGTCACTGACTCATCAGCCTAGCTGGACACGCGGCATTCACAACCCGTGGTGGTCAGTGGCCGGGATCAGTTGACCAGTTCCGCCCGGATCGGCACGACCGTGGTGAAGTCCCCGACCATCCGGCCGTGGTGCAGGCGCGGCGTGCCGGTGATCTGCACCTCGATCTCGCTGCCGTCCACGCGCTTCAGGCGGGTGCGGTAGGTGTCGCTGTGGCCCTGGTGCCGGACATCCCGCGCGCGTTTCAGGTGGATGTGGTCCTCGTGGACGGTGAAGTCGAAGGGGGTGCGCCCGACGATCTCCGAGACGGGCAACCCCAGCAGGTCGGCGTAGGCGCTGTTCACGTACACGTAGCGCCCGCCGTTGTCCAGCACGGTCAGGCCGTGATCGACGCTCTCCATGATCTGCCGGGCGAAATCCAGTTCCTGCTCATAGGATTCCTTGAGCAGCCGGTGGTCGCGCACCACGTTCACGACCCGCAGGGCCAGCCACGCCGCGCCCAGCTGCACCAGCAGCAGCGGGAGCAGCACCCAGTACGCGGCAGGCCTGGGCACCAGCAGCACCACGAGAAAGCTGTCGAGGGCCAGCAGCGAGAAGAGCGCATACGCTCCCCGCAGCTCGAACAGACCCGGCTTCATGCTGCATTCTTCACTGAAAGGACTGACATCCGTCTTACACAAACCTTACGAAAGACATGAGATTGCCCTGAAGTTCATGGTGAACTGCTCCTGTCGTGGTTCGTCGGCAGGGGCGCCGCACACGTCACAGCGTGCCACCACGCCCCGCCCTATCCTGTGGGCATG is part of the Deinococcus sp. KSM4-11 genome and harbors:
- the lpdA gene encoding dihydrolipoyl dehydrogenase, with protein sequence MMKSYDYDVLVIGAGPGGYHAAIRAAQLGLKVACAEREAVGGVCLNVGCIPTKALLHAGEQIAAARHAADFGLTFGEQKLDIAKLNGWKDGIVKKLTGGVGALFKANKVAHLIGQASFVDDHTVTVGDKTYTAANFIIATGSEPAKLPGLDVDQVSIVDSTGALVMPDPVPARMLCVGGGVIGFEFSHVYNNMGSKVKVIEFLPNVIPGADADAVKEFSKIMTKQGIEIAVQTKANRAEKKDDGIHVELENVKTGEKTTEVFDRVLVAVGRRPRTDGLNAQAAGVTVTERGFIPADSRQRSNVPHIYVVGDVASNPMLAHKAMKEGLVAAEVIAGKPAEQDAVAIPGVVYTSPELAWVGLTEQEAKDKGYTVKTGVFPLSASGRAMTLQATDGFVKMVVEADTDLLLGVHIVGPHASDLLGEAGLALEMAATASDIALTIHAHPTLGESVLEAAEAVHKQAIHIMNR
- a CDS encoding PAS domain-containing protein codes for the protein MKPGLFELRGAYALFSLLALDSFLVVLLVPRPAAYWVLLPLLLVQLGAAWLALRVVNVVRDHRLLKESYEQELDFARQIMESVDHGLTVLDNGGRYVYVNSAYADLLGLPVSEIVGRTPFDFTVHEDHIHLKRARDVRHQGHSDTYRTRLKRVDGSEIEVQITGTPRLHHGRMVGDFTTVVPIRAELVN